In the genome of Candidatus Manganitrophus noduliformans, one region contains:
- a CDS encoding MtrB/PioB family outer membrane beta-barrel protein: MAKIEERDRNIKAGGPMAGTDTGTEDKENGGLRVTAKERFKQFPDEENPAGSFKRSFPHRPGQGRRGRSFGLAAALSLILLAVPALAEEGSTSKETEKKKHAWTGEIETGLIYDSNVFQAKSKIESDLIWESAFSLAYRPRKTRWSGAAVLNRYLQIQELNYSFFEVGGERPFGEKYYGSLFLQFSPPASLDKEDPTLPTIELRSAGFTAQIDRDLTSWWNTGLSVTYNRLDYNADFDAKDTDLVRLGLPQTFRPALSWRLSIDYAVEAGSAKGGAVPIDGEAVRQDNASYRAQAGGVQISYRFASPLMVRLRYRVRQKVFTTDLPEDVEPIHAGRRDTNHLLLIGLRYQPFPKILIRARSEYLWRNSSDSAVEFKETLYAASLAYFF; this comes from the coding sequence GTGGCGAAGATCGAAGAAAGAGACCGAAACATTAAGGCTGGCGGCCCAATGGCCGGAACCGATACCGGGACGGAGGATAAGGAGAATGGGGGTCTCAGGGTGACGGCGAAAGAACGGTTCAAACAATTTCCCGACGAAGAGAATCCCGCCGGATCTTTCAAACGGTCCTTTCCCCACCGGCCGGGGCAAGGAAGAAGGGGCCGCTCATTCGGACTCGCGGCGGCGCTCAGTCTGATCCTTCTGGCAGTCCCCGCGCTTGCTGAAGAAGGCTCCACCTCCAAAGAGACAGAGAAGAAAAAACACGCATGGACGGGAGAAATAGAGACCGGCCTCATCTACGACAGCAACGTGTTTCAGGCGAAGAGCAAAATTGAATCGGATCTGATCTGGGAGTCGGCTTTCTCTTTAGCCTACCGGCCGCGGAAGACCCGATGGAGCGGGGCGGCCGTCCTGAATCGGTATCTCCAAATCCAGGAGCTCAATTACTCGTTCTTCGAAGTCGGCGGGGAGCGCCCATTTGGAGAAAAATACTATGGGAGTCTTTTCCTGCAATTCTCGCCGCCGGCCTCCCTTGACAAAGAGGACCCGACCCTCCCGACCATCGAATTAAGATCGGCTGGATTCACCGCGCAGATTGACCGCGATCTCACTTCCTGGTGGAACACCGGCCTCTCCGTCACCTATAACCGCCTCGATTACAACGCCGACTTCGACGCGAAGGACACCGACCTCGTCAGACTCGGCCTTCCACAGACCTTCCGACCGGCTCTCTCCTGGCGTTTATCGATCGATTATGCTGTCGAAGCCGGATCGGCAAAGGGGGGCGCCGTGCCGATCGATGGAGAAGCCGTCCGACAGGACAATGCCTCCTACCGGGCCCAGGCGGGGGGGGTCCAGATCAGTTATCGGTTCGCCTCCCCGCTGATGGTACGGCTGCGGTATCGCGTCCGGCAAAAGGTCTTCACCACCGACCTCCCCGAAGATGTCGAGCCGATCCACGCCGGACGGCGCGATACCAACCATCTTCTTCTCATCGGACTGCGTTACCAGCCTTTCCCCAAGATCCTGATCCGCGCCCGTTCCGAATATCTCTGGAGAAACTCCTCCGATTCCGCAGTGGAATTTAAAGAGACACTCTACGCCGCTTCGCTCGCCTATTTTTTTTAA
- a CDS encoding glycosyltransferase family protein produces the protein MKKLMVYSHDTFGLGNIRRMLSICKYLIDSIPDLSILIVSGSPMVHTFRIPQRLDYIKLPCLRRTDREGYSVKYLGTDIGETMRLRSELILSAVSHFRPDLFLVDKKPYGVKKELKGVLNYLRIHLPETKLVLLLRDILDSPEATIQTWKQNRYQEAVRLFYDRVFVVGSPEVFDLRKEYRLSPSVSEKVRFCGYIRREVGLKGGDAVRKEIQLRDEKLVLVTPGGGEDGYRLVKTYLSGLEHLPAGLKIRSLIVCGPEMPEAQRKELFQAAAGRPSVQITEFTDDLMSYMEAADVVLSMAGYNTVCEILSQKKRAIVVPRVHPVKEQLLRAERMARLGLLRMVHPDRLTPQSLAGALLEELGPQKAGSPSPSPLELEALSRIRDGVLRFLSPSESAENGDGTVSRLDRPGPAPLRDYVRPLPVSRSGEG, from the coding sequence ATGAAAAAACTGATGGTTTACTCGCACGACACCTTTGGCCTGGGGAACATCCGTCGAATGCTCTCGATCTGCAAATATCTGATCGACTCCATCCCCGATCTCTCGATCCTGATTGTTTCCGGCTCTCCGATGGTTCATACGTTCCGGATTCCGCAGCGGCTCGACTACATCAAACTTCCCTGTCTTCGCAGGACCGATCGGGAAGGTTATTCGGTCAAGTACCTCGGCACCGACATCGGGGAGACGATGCGGCTCCGATCCGAGCTGATTCTTTCCGCGGTTTCCCACTTCAGGCCTGACCTTTTCCTGGTTGACAAGAAGCCGTACGGGGTGAAGAAAGAATTGAAAGGGGTGCTGAATTATCTGAGGATACATCTCCCGGAGACCAAACTGGTCCTCCTGCTCCGGGATATTCTCGACAGCCCGGAGGCAACCATCCAGACGTGGAAACAGAATCGATACCAAGAGGCGGTCCGTCTCTTTTACGACCGCGTCTTCGTGGTCGGCTCGCCCGAGGTCTTCGATCTCAGAAAGGAGTATCGGCTGTCGCCCTCCGTCTCCGAGAAGGTGCGGTTTTGCGGCTATATCCGGCGGGAGGTCGGCCTCAAAGGGGGGGATGCCGTCCGGAAGGAGATCCAATTGAGGGATGAGAAGCTGGTCCTGGTGACCCCGGGAGGAGGGGAGGATGGATACCGCCTAGTGAAGACCTATCTCTCCGGCCTGGAGCATCTCCCGGCCGGCCTGAAAATCCGCAGTCTGATCGTCTGCGGGCCGGAGATGCCGGAAGCGCAGAGAAAAGAGCTTTTCCAAGCGGCGGCCGGACGGCCGTCGGTGCAGATCACCGAGTTCACTGACGATTTGATGAGCTACATGGAGGCGGCTGATGTCGTCCTTTCCATGGCCGGATACAATACGGTCTGCGAGATCCTGTCCCAGAAGAAGCGGGCGATCGTGGTCCCCCGGGTTCACCCGGTGAAGGAGCAGCTCCTCCGGGCGGAGCGGATGGCCCGGCTCGGACTCCTCCGGATGGTTCATCCCGATCGCCTCACTCCGCAATCGCTGGCCGGCGCGCTTCTGGAGGAACTCGGCCCACAGAAAGCCGGGTCTCCCTCCCCATCCCCTTTGGAACTGGAAGCGCTTTCCCGGATTCGGGATGGGGTCTTGCGGTTTTTATCCCCCTCCGAGTCGGCGGAAAATGGAGATGGGACCGTGTCCCGGTTGGATCGTCCGGGTCCCGCGCCATTGCGTGATTATGTTCGGCCGCTTCCCGTCAGCAGGTCAGGTGAAGGATGA
- a CDS encoding TMEM165/GDT1 family protein, whose translation MQKLVIVFITVFLAELGDKTQLATLLYAADQNTDKTAIFFAAAGALVLSTGIAVIAGAKLASILSPIVLKAVAGSGFILIGLWMLLQTIR comes from the coding sequence GTGCAGAAACTGGTGATCGTTTTCATAACCGTCTTTTTGGCCGAACTAGGGGATAAAACACAGCTCGCAACGCTTCTCTACGCGGCGGATCAGAATACCGATAAGACCGCGATTTTCTTCGCCGCCGCGGGGGCCTTGGTCCTCAGCACAGGCATTGCGGTCATCGCCGGAGCGAAGCTTGCCTCGATCCTCTCGCCCATTGTGTTGAAGGCGGTCGCCGGATCCGGATTTATTTTAATCGGCCTCTGGATGCTGCTCCAAACAATCCGGTAA